A window of the Teredinibacter franksiae genome harbors these coding sequences:
- the tnpB gene encoding IS66 family insertion sequence element accessory protein TnpB (TnpB, as the term is used for proteins encoded by IS66 family insertion elements, is considered an accessory protein, since TnpC, encoded by a neighboring gene, is a DDE family transposase.), giving the protein MNEVMRPSRSLPVIYLYRKPVDFRKSFNGLSAIVERELGHNVFEGRLYGFTNKRRNKIKCLFWERNGFVLYYKSLAEEKFKWPRQGDDIITLSGQQLNWLLDGYDLSAMKPHKKLHYETVF; this is encoded by the coding sequence ATGAACGAAGTAATGCGACCCTCGCGGTCGCTACCCGTTATCTACCTTTATCGAAAGCCTGTAGACTTCAGGAAATCGTTTAATGGACTCAGTGCCATTGTTGAGCGGGAGCTGGGGCATAACGTATTTGAAGGGCGCCTTTATGGCTTTACCAACAAGCGCCGCAACAAAATCAAATGCCTATTTTGGGAAAGAAACGGTTTTGTCCTGTATTACAAGAGCTTAGCCGAAGAAAAATTCAAGTGGCCTAGGCAGGGGGATGACATTATCACCCTCAGCGGACAACAATTAAATTGGCTGCTGGATGGCTATGATCTGAGCGCGATGAAACCCCATAAAAAACTGCATTACGAAACAGTATTTTAA
- the tnpA gene encoding IS66 family insertion sequence element accessory protein TnpA, with the protein MEKQTRTPPIDWRVELKAWRESGLPLSQFCREQGLVAHQLSYYKRKYEPQALSPDAQSTGFSQVSVLSTNAIGAECLSLRLASGHTIEGISTQTLPLVSALMCTLQ; encoded by the coding sequence ATGGAAAAACAAACGCGTACCCCCCCAATTGACTGGCGGGTCGAACTCAAAGCATGGCGAGAATCTGGTTTACCACTTTCTCAATTTTGCCGAGAGCAAGGCTTGGTCGCTCACCAGCTGTCATACTACAAACGCAAGTATGAACCCCAAGCACTTAGCCCAGATGCGCAATCAACAGGCTTTAGCCAAGTTAGTGTTTTGAGCACCAATGCCATCGGCGCTGAATGTTTAAGTTTACGCCTGGCCAGCGGACATACAATCGAAGGGATAAGCACACAAACCTTACCGCTAGTGAGCGCATTAATGTGCACGCTACAATGA
- a CDS encoding IS91 family transposase translates to MELSSIITQYLDRFKHQYGAQTRDDQWSAINAITGCRTQQYAQMTFACDACPYTTQKHRSCGHRACNQCQHSATSDWLERQEQKLLPVNYFMATFTLPEQLRALAKANPKVVYSLLFKCAVETLKTFARNKKGFHAELAMTAVLHTHTRRLDYHPHVHIVVPAGGVHRARREWRTLKGKYLFNGRALAAKFRGAFLRALSEAGFTVPTTSKKWVTQCQRVGRGLPALHYLSRYLYRGVISNKNIIKNDGSEVTFRYTESNTGDVKTRTLQGEEFVALVLQHTLPKGFRRARDYGFLHGNAKRLLKTIQYILCVETPTPNTRKKPVFKCKKCKGTMRVIAVITPSKSIKAEIDPNFSLFPD, encoded by the coding sequence ATCGAACTGTCTTCCATCATCACCCAATACCTCGATCGTTTCAAACACCAATACGGGGCGCAAACCCGTGACGATCAGTGGTCTGCCATTAATGCCATCACCGGTTGCCGTACGCAACAATATGCGCAAATGACGTTTGCCTGTGATGCATGCCCCTATACCACCCAAAAACACCGCTCCTGCGGTCACCGCGCGTGTAATCAGTGCCAACACAGCGCCACATCTGACTGGCTTGAGCGTCAAGAACAGAAGCTGTTACCGGTGAATTATTTTATGGCCACGTTTACCTTACCCGAGCAATTAAGAGCGCTGGCCAAAGCAAACCCCAAAGTCGTTTACAGCTTGCTATTCAAATGCGCCGTCGAAACACTCAAGACGTTCGCGCGCAATAAAAAAGGCTTTCACGCTGAGTTGGCGATGACAGCTGTATTGCACACGCATACCCGTCGGCTCGACTACCACCCTCACGTGCATATTGTAGTGCCTGCAGGTGGTGTGCACCGTGCTCGTCGTGAATGGCGTACGCTGAAGGGGAAATATCTGTTTAATGGACGCGCCCTTGCCGCCAAATTTCGAGGCGCATTTTTACGCGCCCTATCGGAAGCAGGATTTACCGTACCGACAACATCGAAAAAATGGGTGACGCAATGCCAGCGTGTTGGCCGTGGTTTACCTGCACTTCACTATCTTTCACGATATTTGTATCGTGGAGTCATCAGCAATAAAAACATTATTAAGAATGATGGGAGTGAAGTGACATTCCGCTATACCGAAAGCAACACAGGGGATGTCAAAACGCGTACATTGCAGGGTGAGGAATTTGTGGCGCTGGTGCTACAACATACGTTACCCAAAGGCTTTAGGCGCGCACGCGATTACGGTTTTTTACACGGCAATGCCAAACGCCTACTGAAGACGATACAGTACATTTTATGCGTTGAAACACCCACACCGAACACCCGAAAAAAACCAGTCTTCAAGTGTAAAAAGTGCAAAGGCACCATGCGAGTGATTGCGGTAATCACGCCAAGTAAATCAATAAAAGCAGAAATTGACCCGAATTTTAGTTTGTTTCCAGACTAA
- a CDS encoding tyrosine-type recombinase/integrase, protein MRKAQQARFGSLYQRHINALRRQGKADNTIDGYSRALRRITEFFDRVPDRLTQDDLKDYFSSLTKTHSWSTVKVDRNGLQFFYKHVLNKHWQWVDIVKPPQKKVLPDILTLKEIERMINGTHERRYQVFILTAFSMGLRIHETLNLRIGDIDAQRMKVHIRLGKGKKDRFVTLPQATLIHLRQYWATHRHPDMIFPAGRNHQERQSATKIMDRGGLQKSFKAILASVGIHKHATPHTLRHCYGALLVENGVTQRAIQTEMGHDCPKTTALYTQLTDVTQKDTDKIINRMVNRLNIVPTTEAE, encoded by the coding sequence ATGAGAAAGGCACAACAAGCACGATTTGGTTCGCTGTACCAACGTCATATTAACGCATTGCGCCGTCAAGGCAAGGCTGACAATACCATTGACGGATACAGTCGAGCACTGCGGCGCATCACCGAATTCTTTGATCGCGTTCCCGACCGATTGACACAAGATGACCTCAAAGACTACTTCTCTTCGCTCACAAAAACCCACTCCTGGAGCACGGTCAAGGTGGACCGTAATGGCCTGCAGTTTTTCTATAAACACGTACTCAACAAGCACTGGCAATGGGTCGACATTGTTAAACCCCCTCAGAAGAAAGTTCTGCCGGATATATTAACCCTCAAAGAAATTGAGCGGATGATCAATGGCACGCATGAACGCCGCTATCAGGTATTTATACTAACGGCATTCAGCATGGGACTCCGTATTCACGAAACACTAAACCTACGCATTGGTGATATTGATGCGCAGCGCATGAAGGTCCATATCCGCCTAGGAAAGGGTAAAAAAGACCGGTTCGTCACCTTACCGCAAGCAACACTGATTCACCTCAGGCAATATTGGGCCACACATCGACACCCTGATATGATTTTCCCCGCCGGGCGCAATCACCAAGAACGCCAAAGCGCTACCAAAATCATGGACCGCGGGGGGCTACAAAAATCATTTAAAGCCATCCTAGCTTCTGTTGGTATACACAAACACGCAACACCACACACACTGCGCCATTGCTACGGCGCTTTATTGGTGGAAAATGGCGTAACCCAGCGCGCCATTCAAACGGAGATGGGACACGATTGTCCAAAAACAACGGCCCTCTATACCCAGCTAACCGACGTAACGCAAAAAGATACTGACAAGATTATTAACCGCATGGTAAATCGGCTCAATATCGTCCCTACGACGGAGGCTGAATAG
- a CDS encoding TetR/AcrR family transcriptional regulator, producing the protein MPYTETHKNKTRDKILDSSFRLFAIKGFEGVTIDDLMSNCGLTRGGFYAHFTNKAELYREALKFRACSTKLAGLKPEDTTNKQWLSLLLNTYLSSEHVNGERSLTCPLAFLATDINMQDNAIKTAYADVYYGMNTAIMEYASSYCDCDEQDILSVTAMMIGAVAIARTLQRQDSIESLLAACRREAGVKLGGI; encoded by the coding sequence ATGCCATATACAGAGACGCACAAAAACAAAACCCGAGATAAAATTCTTGATAGCTCCTTTAGACTATTTGCAATAAAGGGTTTTGAGGGAGTTACAATCGATGACTTGATGAGTAACTGCGGGCTTACTAGAGGCGGGTTTTATGCGCATTTCACCAACAAAGCAGAGCTTTACCGTGAGGCACTAAAATTTAGAGCCTGCAGTACTAAACTTGCCGGCCTTAAACCAGAGGACACCACCAATAAACAATGGTTGTCTTTGCTGCTAAATACATACCTGAGCTCGGAACATGTGAATGGAGAGCGCTCTTTGACTTGTCCGTTAGCCTTCTTGGCCACAGATATCAACATGCAGGATAACGCAATAAAGACAGCTTATGCTGACGTTTACTATGGCATGAATACAGCAATTATGGAGTACGCAAGTAGTTATTGCGACTGCGACGAACAAGATATTTTGTCAGTTACAGCAATGATGATTGGCGCCGTCGCCATAGCTAGAACGCTTCAGCGTCAAGATTCGATTGAAAGCTTATTAGCAGCTTGCAGACGAGAAGCAGGTGTAAAATTGGGTGGAATATAA
- a CDS encoding GFA family protein — translation MEKHIGSCRCGGIEFYFYNDPINSIFCYCKECQSLTGSDKWFGLWVPKDNFKFTKGTPSTYTRAGDSGKDVNYKFCGNCSTALCAEITAGNFYSVSATSLKSIKFNPKMSIYASSAPSWAILPNDVPKFDTLPPGMGG, via the coding sequence GTGGAAAAGCATATTGGAAGTTGTCGCTGCGGCGGCATTGAATTTTACTTTTATAACGACCCGATCAATTCTATTTTTTGCTATTGCAAGGAGTGCCAATCGCTCACTGGATCGGACAAATGGTTTGGACTGTGGGTGCCAAAAGATAATTTTAAATTTACTAAAGGCACGCCTTCAACGTATACGCGGGCTGGAGATTCAGGTAAAGACGTAAATTATAAGTTCTGCGGTAATTGTAGCACTGCTTTGTGTGCTGAGATAACTGCGGGTAATTTTTACTCTGTATCAGCAACTTCATTGAAAAGTATTAAGTTCAATCCAAAAATGTCAATTTACGCATCATCAGCACCATCATGGGCGATCTTACCCAACGATGTACCAAAATTTGATACTCTACCGCCAGGAATGGGAGGCTAA
- a CDS encoding IS30 family transposase, with protein MTYHQLTTEERYTIATLLKQRKSQAYIARELGRSPGSISPELKRNRRTDGKYCAARAVKRTSRIRRESRQKWYFSDLEWQMIIALIRLDWSPEQVSLWLAANKIFKVSYPTVYRYIWYDRCCNGDLYKHLRQSNKKRRKRYRSADSRGILPEKAHISTRPKAAENKSRIGHFEIDTVHGSSDLHSIVTIVDRKSKYTIIGKLEARTKDELNRRTIELIKREVNQVKTITADNGTEFHGYKDIEDATGTKFYFANPYHSWERGLNENTNGLIRQYLPKGKSMKHITQADYDDIALKLNRRPRKIVNMKTPEQVYVR; from the coding sequence ATGACGTACCACCAGCTCACCACAGAAGAAAGATATACTATAGCAACCTTACTAAAGCAACGAAAATCTCAAGCCTATATCGCTCGGGAGCTAGGTCGCTCTCCTGGCTCCATATCCCCCGAGCTTAAACGAAACCGCCGTACAGACGGAAAGTACTGTGCGGCTCGGGCAGTTAAGCGTACTTCACGTATCCGTCGCGAGTCTCGGCAAAAATGGTATTTTTCTGACCTTGAATGGCAAATGATTATTGCCTTGATTCGACTCGATTGGAGCCCCGAGCAAGTATCTCTATGGCTTGCAGCTAATAAGATTTTCAAAGTTAGCTATCCGACGGTCTATCGATATATTTGGTATGACCGATGCTGTAACGGCGACCTATACAAACACTTGCGCCAATCGAACAAAAAGCGTCGTAAGCGCTATAGAAGCGCCGATTCACGTGGAATCCTACCAGAAAAGGCTCATATCTCAACAAGGCCTAAAGCCGCTGAAAACAAAAGCCGTATAGGGCATTTTGAGATAGATACCGTTCATGGCTCCAGCGATCTCCATAGCATCGTCACCATAGTCGATAGAAAAAGCAAGTACACCATAATAGGAAAACTTGAAGCTCGCACTAAAGACGAATTAAACCGCAGAACTATTGAGCTAATTAAAAGAGAGGTTAATCAGGTAAAAACCATCACAGCTGACAACGGTACCGAATTTCACGGATATAAAGACATCGAAGATGCCACAGGAACAAAATTCTATTTCGCTAACCCGTATCACTCCTGGGAGCGCGGGCTCAACGAAAATACAAATGGACTTATTCGCCAATATTTACCAAAAGGCAAATCAATGAAACATATAACACAAGCTGACTATGATGATATCGCGTTAAAACTAAATAGACGTCCTAGAAAAATAGTAAATATGAAAACTCCGGAGCAAGTCTATGTGCGATAA
- a CDS encoding cellulose binding domain-containing protein — MRIYNKINEYWYKFFVVGTFCAVSTISYANFNCELSISNEWTSGGTANLSIHNNGFEAATWATILAEFPEGITVSSSWGATSVVAGNQLHQFSAENWNASVAADAVATVGFQYSNVSGADIATAQLSGDCKNTENRPPVALFTTTLSGYTIMLDAGSSSDPDGDTLTYTWYLDGELIIGPSTSPTGRPTVSKGTHDIALVVSDGELTDELTLTRTQIYPYNPTAKFRVATNGLTVELDASESFSRLSQTVNKINAYEWDFGDGNTGAGEFTNHTYEASGDYTISLTVVDDQGSGTATRDISISSGPNTPPTVNIQCETGILYADNFELNFGYSTYQMSCGAGAEDAEGDSLTYTWDLGDGSAAYTTLYGGFIHAYAESGTHTITLTVSDGVNIVTESKDIEAVGNGYPPVGELNCVADGLVVTCKATATDADGNVPTLLYTIGGGAYGAIYTGAGEIEYSEHFKEAGEVRIVVYVLDSNYGVQLSQWLTLEESAPATSCEYVVASSWGEQFQGSITITNNSDEVVNGWDVTWEYTDGSTITNVWNANLSGTKPYNAASFDWNASIQPGESVSFGFNGANGGDTASVPVLSGVICGK, encoded by the coding sequence ATGCGCATCTACAATAAGATAAATGAGTATTGGTATAAGTTTTTTGTAGTGGGTACTTTTTGTGCCGTTTCAACAATAAGTTATGCCAATTTCAATTGTGAGCTATCGATTTCTAACGAGTGGACATCCGGGGGTACTGCTAACCTCAGTATTCATAATAATGGTTTTGAAGCCGCAACTTGGGCAACGATCCTCGCCGAATTCCCCGAAGGAATTACGGTTTCAAGTAGCTGGGGTGCAACATCGGTTGTGGCAGGTAATCAATTGCATCAGTTCTCTGCCGAAAATTGGAATGCGTCTGTTGCAGCCGATGCTGTGGCAACTGTTGGTTTTCAGTACTCGAATGTCAGCGGAGCCGATATTGCAACGGCACAATTATCCGGTGATTGCAAAAACACCGAAAATAGGCCGCCTGTAGCGTTGTTTACGACAACATTATCTGGATATACTATTATGCTGGATGCCGGCAGCTCCTCCGATCCAGATGGCGATACTCTAACTTACACTTGGTACCTCGATGGAGAGTTGATTATCGGCCCGTCCACATCGCCGACAGGGCGACCAACAGTCTCAAAAGGTACGCATGACATTGCATTGGTTGTAAGTGATGGTGAACTAACCGATGAGTTAACGTTAACCCGTACGCAAATCTACCCCTATAACCCTACGGCAAAATTTAGAGTTGCTACTAATGGTTTAACGGTTGAGCTGGATGCGAGCGAATCATTTAGCCGCCTTTCCCAAACGGTTAACAAAATAAATGCGTATGAATGGGATTTTGGGGATGGAAATACCGGAGCGGGTGAATTCACGAACCACACCTATGAAGCGAGTGGTGATTACACCATAAGCCTAACGGTTGTGGACGATCAAGGTTCCGGAACTGCAACTCGCGACATTTCAATTAGTTCAGGGCCTAATACCCCCCCAACAGTCAATATTCAGTGTGAGACGGGTATTCTATACGCCGATAATTTTGAGCTTAACTTTGGCTATTCCACTTACCAAATGTCGTGTGGTGCCGGCGCAGAAGACGCGGAGGGAGATTCGTTAACCTACACCTGGGACCTGGGTGATGGTAGCGCTGCATACACAACATTGTACGGCGGTTTTATCCATGCTTATGCGGAAAGCGGTACCCATACGATTACTTTAACGGTAAGTGATGGTGTGAATATTGTTACCGAATCCAAAGATATTGAGGCGGTTGGCAATGGTTACCCACCAGTGGGGGAGTTGAACTGTGTTGCTGATGGGCTAGTGGTTACCTGTAAAGCGACAGCGACAGATGCCGACGGCAACGTCCCTACTTTGTTATACACGATAGGTGGCGGAGCCTACGGTGCAATCTATACCGGCGCAGGCGAAATAGAATACAGTGAACATTTCAAGGAAGCCGGTGAAGTAAGAATCGTTGTTTACGTTTTAGATTCAAACTACGGTGTACAACTTAGTCAATGGTTAACTTTGGAAGAATCGGCACCAGCAACCAGCTGCGAATACGTCGTTGCCAGCTCATGGGGCGAACAGTTTCAGGGAAGTATCACCATTACCAACAACAGCGACGAAGTTGTGAACGGGTGGGATGTAACCTGGGAGTACACCGATGGTTCGACAATTACCAACGTGTGGAATGCCAATTTGTCAGGCACTAAGCCTTATAACGCTGCCAGCTTTGACTGGAATGCAAGCATTCAGCCCGGTGAAAGCGTGAGTTTTGGATTTAATGGAGCTAATGGCGGCGATACCGCAAGTGTGCCCGTATTAAGTGGCGTTATTTGTGGGAAGTAA
- a CDS encoding BACON domain-containing protein yields MRSKLRVCAFLAISIVLMACGGGGSSSGGGSSANTGSTGPQSRLTVTDVSITSNGWIMSIDANVPWSIETEDWVRLSPTSSSGSQTVSATIDYRVAPVGSLDIAYTVSATDSSGLVSNNRVLIENGIRLNPTILGLSKIWGVYRPSELQVSTHLDWVIGTDLPGISFSPSSGTGSQTVQVHYDQSQFDVGGDYSGTVTAASGEIEETLPISITMNAPVLRYDHDGASFKFTKGTFVSSMEQQIALSFEEGAIVPWRLSGLPDWLVASKTSGQTQDLDLFISPADINLLDGLYNETFALTLDIPGAPINWEINVALEADGFKLHARDYALAHGSYSGESELTGNIAIGNFPEQEIVLEATADQDWISFGLQDGDSVSYTLATDGLVSGIHSASIIVSALDNKSITPAIVQLVVYKASEFEYNKEKQIADDLIPITTDKLLPYLYMGEPDSNQLQRLNLHTNNYETPLSFTAEAEITQYVFSDDGQILVTDNQATQTIEAWNLRTGERMYESVPLDNVNDIQYLRASGKAFLYVGDTWLEAATGEQVETFEDSGATVALGAVPLEISPIGHAFYGLNDECDVYVQQLAYNGAVGKILLQDSAIRAHSECSSGKIFTASNSDHLFLNKFVDSSFTQRYAITELNVSFDGGYGPAIGTEVFAAALAQSGELYRLSKRIEGEDVAFYYEYFTNEFVPYLHYTIPSNKIPDAHLFVTGDSNFTSYFFSFDDDVTSKWIHTLYNSY; encoded by the coding sequence ATGCGGAGTAAGCTTCGTGTTTGCGCCTTTCTGGCGATCTCAATTGTGTTAATGGCTTGTGGTGGTGGCGGTTCATCGTCCGGTGGAGGCAGCTCCGCAAATACCGGCTCTACGGGTCCTCAGTCTAGGCTGACAGTTACCGATGTTTCCATAACGTCTAACGGCTGGATTATGTCTATCGACGCCAATGTACCTTGGTCCATTGAAACTGAGGACTGGGTTCGGCTGAGTCCAACCAGTAGCAGCGGCAGCCAGACTGTCTCGGCCACTATTGATTACAGAGTGGCGCCGGTGGGTAGCCTTGATATTGCGTATACGGTTAGCGCTACCGATTCCAGTGGCTTGGTATCCAATAATCGGGTGCTCATAGAGAACGGCATTAGGCTTAACCCAACGATACTGGGCCTTAGTAAGATTTGGGGCGTGTATAGGCCCTCAGAGTTACAGGTTTCAACACATCTCGATTGGGTTATTGGCACTGACTTGCCGGGTATATCGTTTTCGCCAAGCTCGGGTACCGGTTCTCAAACGGTTCAAGTGCATTACGATCAGTCGCAGTTTGATGTAGGCGGTGATTATAGTGGTACTGTTACAGCGGCGAGCGGTGAGATTGAAGAAACATTACCCATTAGCATCACAATGAATGCGCCTGTATTACGTTACGATCACGACGGAGCTAGTTTCAAGTTTACCAAGGGAACGTTCGTAAGCAGCATGGAGCAGCAAATTGCTCTTAGCTTTGAGGAGGGGGCGATAGTTCCTTGGCGATTGTCTGGGTTACCTGACTGGTTGGTTGCCAGCAAAACGTCGGGGCAAACCCAAGATTTGGATTTGTTTATTTCGCCGGCCGACATCAACCTGTTAGACGGCCTATACAACGAAACCTTTGCTCTAACGCTAGATATTCCTGGTGCTCCTATTAACTGGGAAATAAATGTAGCACTAGAAGCCGATGGATTTAAGCTTCATGCACGTGACTATGCGCTCGCCCACGGAAGCTATTCTGGAGAAAGCGAGCTAACAGGCAATATAGCTATTGGTAATTTTCCTGAGCAAGAGATCGTTCTGGAAGCCACGGCAGATCAAGACTGGATAAGTTTCGGTTTACAGGATGGAGATAGTGTTTCTTATACACTTGCAACGGATGGATTGGTCTCTGGTATACATAGCGCTTCCATAATTGTTTCTGCACTGGATAACAAGAGTATTACACCGGCCATAGTGCAGTTAGTTGTGTACAAAGCTAGCGAGTTTGAGTACAACAAAGAGAAGCAAATCGCTGACGACTTAATCCCGATTACTACCGACAAACTTTTGCCCTATCTCTATATGGGGGAACCAGATAGCAATCAATTGCAAAGGCTTAACCTGCATACAAACAACTACGAGACACCATTGTCTTTTACTGCAGAGGCAGAGATAACCCAGTACGTGTTTTCAGACGACGGTCAAATTCTCGTTACCGATAATCAGGCAACCCAAACAATTGAGGCGTGGAACCTGCGTACTGGTGAAAGAATGTATGAATCTGTACCGCTTGATAATGTAAATGACATTCAGTACTTAAGGGCTAGTGGAAAAGCGTTTTTATATGTTGGTGACACTTGGTTGGAAGCCGCGACTGGGGAGCAGGTAGAAACCTTCGAAGATAGCGGCGCTACTGTAGCTCTGGGTGCGGTGCCCCTAGAGATTTCGCCTATCGGGCACGCTTTTTACGGATTGAATGATGAGTGCGATGTGTATGTTCAGCAGCTGGCCTATAATGGCGCAGTGGGTAAAATTCTATTGCAAGACTCGGCAATTCGCGCGCATAGCGAATGTAGTAGTGGAAAAATTTTTACAGCCTCAAATAGTGATCACCTGTTCCTCAATAAATTCGTAGACAGTTCGTTTACACAAAGGTATGCAATTACAGAGCTTAACGTGAGCTTCGATGGCGGCTATGGGCCAGCGATAGGAACTGAAGTTTTTGCTGCTGCATTGGCCCAAAGTGGCGAGCTATATAGGCTCTCTAAAAGAATAGAGGGTGAAGATGTAGCCTTCTACTATGAATACTTTACTAATGAGTTTGTTCCGTACCTGCACTACACTATTCCGAGTAATAAAATACCCGACGCCCACCTTTTTGTAACAGGCGATTCGAATTTTACATCGTACTTTTTTAGTTTTGATGACGATGTTACGAGTAAATGGATACATACTCTCTATAACAGCTACTGA
- a CDS encoding glutathione S-transferase N-terminal domain-containing protein, with translation MSIIHKLLGAIILLIDWLTTPKSVRRSDHQQTAINEQAKALTLYQYKACPFCVKVRRSMKRHALPIETRDAKRSETAKHELVNGGGKLKVPCLKIIDSSGDVNWMYESKAIIRYLEERFTQAA, from the coding sequence ATGTCGATCATTCACAAGCTACTGGGCGCCATTATTTTACTTATCGATTGGCTGACAACACCCAAGAGTGTGCGTCGTAGCGATCACCAGCAAACCGCGATTAATGAGCAGGCCAAAGCTTTAACTCTTTATCAGTACAAGGCCTGTCCCTTTTGCGTAAAAGTTCGACGCTCGATGAAGCGGCACGCTTTGCCGATCGAAACACGCGATGCCAAACGTTCCGAAACGGCAAAACATGAATTGGTTAACGGCGGTGGTAAACTCAAAGTGCCTTGCCTTAAAATCATCGACAGCAGTGGCGACGTGAACTGGATGTATGAATCCAAAGCGATTATTCGGTACTTGGAAGAGCGGTTCACGCAGGCGGCTTGA
- a CDS encoding NADP-dependent oxidoreductase, with product MSNLMKAVQINSFGDRNVLMLNDIAIPTPADNEILIKVKSASVNPVDWKIREGYLQPMLNHLLPLTLGWDVSGEVAAIGKNVDNLKVGDAVYSRPDITKNGSYAEYQTVAADEAAIKPNSLTWQEAAGVPLAALTAWQSLYEFAKLEAGERALIHAGSGAVGQFAIQLAKLRGAYVYTTTSSRNTELVKSLGADQTIDYNKEDFSELKDIDVVFDTIGGDTQANSWKTLKKGGRLVSVTENPDHAIATKHGVSASFCFVQPNREQLEKLAELADAGKLKVNIDSEFTLDQVAEAHDRSETGRAQGKIIINVSA from the coding sequence ATGAGCAACTTAATGAAAGCAGTTCAAATCAATAGTTTTGGTGACCGCAACGTATTAATGTTGAATGACATCGCCATACCAACGCCCGCCGATAACGAAATACTCATCAAAGTAAAATCGGCATCCGTGAACCCAGTAGATTGGAAAATTCGAGAAGGCTACTTACAGCCAATGCTTAATCATCTATTGCCATTAACATTGGGCTGGGATGTTTCAGGTGAAGTTGCTGCCATTGGTAAAAATGTAGATAACCTCAAAGTAGGAGACGCTGTATATAGCCGTCCGGATATAACCAAAAACGGCAGCTATGCCGAATATCAGACCGTGGCGGCTGATGAAGCTGCGATTAAACCTAACTCACTAACCTGGCAAGAAGCGGCCGGGGTACCATTGGCCGCATTAACGGCATGGCAGTCGCTCTATGAATTTGCCAAATTAGAAGCAGGCGAGCGTGCGTTAATTCACGCAGGTTCTGGTGCTGTAGGGCAATTCGCTATCCAGTTAGCAAAACTCCGTGGCGCTTATGTTTATACAACAACGTCGTCAAGAAACACAGAGCTGGTAAAGAGCCTCGGTGCCGATCAAACCATTGATTATAATAAGGAAGACTTCTCGGAGTTAAAAGATATTGACGTTGTATTCGATACCATTGGTGGTGATACGCAAGCGAACAGCTGGAAAACATTAAAAAAAGGTGGACGCCTGGTTTCCGTTACGGAAAATCCAGATCATGCTATTGCGACTAAACATGGTGTCTCTGCATCTTTCTGCTTTGTACAGCCGAACCGAGAACAACTAGAGAAGCTAGCAGAGCTTGCTGATGCAGGTAAGTTAAAAGTTAACATTGACAGTGAGTTCACGTTAGATCAGGTAGCAGAAGCGCACGACCGCAGTGAAACGGGTCGCGCGCAAGGTAAAATTATAATCAACGTTTCAGCGTAA
- a CDS encoding type II toxin-antitoxin system RelE/ParE family toxin → MGTFQLTKLAKSDLKSIAAYTQRKWGKEQRKMYMRQFDEAFQLLADTSELSNACDYIKTGYLKFPVTSHIFFYTILPSSHTNVIRVLHKRVDTKPLLIEA, encoded by the coding sequence ATGGGTACATTTCAGCTTACCAAGCTCGCTAAAAGTGATTTGAAATCTATTGCAGCCTATACTCAACGCAAATGGGGCAAAGAGCAGCGTAAAATGTATATGCGGCAGTTTGACGAAGCTTTCCAATTGCTTGCCGATACTTCCGAATTGAGTAACGCCTGTGATTATATAAAAACCGGCTACCTAAAATTTCCCGTTACAAGCCATATATTTTTTTACACAATACTTCCTTCCTCTCACACTAACGTTATACGAGTTCTTCATAAGAGAGTGGACACCAAGCCATTACTAATTGAGGCATAA